The Brachypodium distachyon strain Bd21 chromosome 4, Brachypodium_distachyon_v3.0, whole genome shotgun sequence nucleotide sequence ttcaattttgacaaattttcgAAAAAATCCTTCACAAAATGGACTATCGAGTATGAATGTTTATGAGTTTCAAGCGAGATGAGCAAAGTCACGACCATTTCTATATCATAGTTCGTGATAATGAATCCAATTGTTGTGCAAATGTGCATATTTGCATGCCAAACAATATTGTCAaagattttagaaattttaaGTTTTAAAAATATGTTTTTCAATTTCTAAACACAAAAATGaggtattttgtgaagcaagtacTATTAGTATGGTTCAAAATGCCACCCGATTTTTGCACAAAATGGATCATACTTACAAACTTATAAATCAATTCAATTGTAGTCCAAAATACAATTATTTTAtgctaaaaataaaaataaaaatgaatttGAAACACTCCAACGGTGGTTTTACATTTAAACCCGCCACTAGCTAGAGGTAGAAAGCACACGATCCAGGTGAAACCCGATACTCATCTGTGATTGGCCGAGCCTAGATGCCATGGATCGATGAGGTTGCAGGAGACCCCctgactctctctctctccttatCCCATCCCCGTGACCCTACTATTCTCCTTATCGCTTTCTTTTCTCCCTGACCGAGCCTCCTCCTAtgtcctctctccctccccactgagcctcctcctctccctccccagGGTTTTCAccccaaaaaaattaaagtatGTTCATTATTAATTTGTCGCCATGCCGTCATATCCACCGTCTCTACCGGTCGGCACCTGACTGGCGCTAGCTAGCCGGCGATCGTGATACATATACAGGGCTCCATAGGCGTCGGACACTACGCCAGAATGGGTTACTGGCACACGAGCTCCAGTGACGGTATAGCTGGTCCAAAaaattcaccgccactggacgtcgttggaggaatccaaaacgaataccagtggcggtgagcaaccaccgccactgctagtggagcaccggtggcggtgaaagCACTCACACGACtagcaccgccaccggtgctctagcacccgtggcggtggtccttcaccgccactggagctccTTAGTAGTCAACGGCGCACGacactagtggcggttaaagTGGTCGAAAAAACAAAACGCCACTGGAAACGAGTACCAATGGCGGTTAGCTTCCAACGCCGCTGTTAAtagagcactagtggcggtgccagcactcatgcggctttcaccgccactagtgctcctagtACCAATGGCCGCATCACTTACCCGCCGCTAGTGCTCCCCAGAGATTCCCATCCCatttaccagtggcgggcagaTTCTTCGAACCGCCACTAGTAAGTTATCTATAAAGCAAAGATATTGTGGCCTTATCTTCCTCAGCTCGCGCGTctctggaccagctgcggctcctgAACACACAGGCGACGGGGAAGCCCTGCCAAAACTCCATGGCGCCGGCAGCCGGAAGGTtgctccctttccctctccttcttcctcctccccctctcctttcctctagctccttcctctcttctcttcttcctcgacttGGCTGAAATGGCGTCGGTGGCCGGGAgagctcgatctctctccaggAGCTGTCCCGGGCGGCCCCCTTGCTTGGGAGGTCCCCCACTCTTCCCCTAGCTCCGTTTCTCCCTCCCCTCTGTCGTCTCTCTGGTTGCTGCGCGTGCGCCCCCTCCCTTCTGTCTCTTTGgtccccccccctctctctctctctctctctgcttccctgtgtgattaattaagctgttctctctcaataaaatatgtgttgaaTGTGCATGTTCCGCTCAGACATCGTGCCGtgtttgtgaatttttttgtttgtacatgtatACGGGCCATCGTGCTGTTTGTGTTCACATGTGGgtgtgggtgtgggtgggtgtttatttggcaattttttgcaaaatttgtaaattttatagcaaaggtcatgccaaaattttgtgtgatactatatgtaacttgatttatgtttgtttatcgTGTTTTAGCTCGATGAGCcatgcttggatgtacgaggagacaagaaattgcgaagagtgaataAGAAAACTGAAGGACTTCACTGATGTCACCACGGAACATATGCTGAGAAAAGGGGACGACATGACATGTTGTCCATGTAGCAATTGTCGTAACACAATGATGCTTCTGCCAAACGATGTGGAGTTGCACTTGCTCCTACACGGTTTTGTGTTGGGTTATTCAcgttggacttgtcacggcgaggatgccattgaagttgaaagcgaCCCAGAAATGGAGAACATGGAGCATGATGATCCACCCGACGAACCATGCCGTGgcgaagatcaagaagttTCGCAAGACATGgtggccgaaatgctagatgatgtgCACCTGCGTAAACAGTTAGATGACGCTGACGATGAGTTAGTGTCCCGTAAATtccagaagctgagggaggacgcAGAGACGCCGTTGTATGAAAATGTAGGGCCGGACAAAAGTGTGctggaagtaacgctcgaacttctccgaatgaaggcaaaatataacatcgtggactcAGAATTCACAGATATTTTGAGTTACCTTTCTACAGTTCTTCTTGCGGGCAAcatgttgcctaagagcacgtacgaagcGAAGAAGGTTGCATGTCCCCTCAGGTTAGAGGTtgtcagataccatgcttgtccgttggactgcatcatatacaaGGGTAACTATAAAAACATGCACaactgtccagtatgcaaaacatcccaatacaggaagaaagaccccaatcctgagggcctcccggaggaagaagtgactcGTGGTCCAGCGGCGAAGACAGTATGGTACCTCCCGTGTGGTAGCcggctggagcgttggtttcaaaacgagaaggaggccaggtggttcatcttccACGACGCGACTTAGAAGGATATCAATCCTGATGGGGTGTACCGTAACGATGATGGTGTACTTAGACACCCCgccgatgcggctcaatgcaggACCCTGGACGAGGAGTTTCCAGACTTCGGCATAGAggccaggaacatcaggttcgggatgagtacggacggaATCAATCCGTTTGGAaaacatgagcagcaaacacagcacatggccggtgatcctgttcatatacaaccttcctccgtggcttatcatgaagaggaagtacatccacctatccatGCTCATACAAGGTCCTAAGCAAccgggagctgatctgaacgtgtatctggagctaCTGAAAGATGAACTTGTGGGACTTTGGAGTACGGGttgaaaggtttgggacgctcacaagaaggaggagttcacccttcgggCAGCTCTACtaacatgtgtgcatgactaccctgcgaacgggaactcatcttgccaacgcacacatgggtacaaagcatgtacaaagtgcggggatgaAACAAACTCACAGAGGCTGCCAGTTTCAcagaagattgtgtacatgggacactgAAAGTGGTTGCAACGCGATGACCCAtggaggaaggacaagaaaaacttcaatgggAGGACAGAGCCTCGCCCGAAGCCTAGGGAAAAGACTGGGCACGAAATCTATGAAATTGTtaggaacttggaagttgttgcCGGGAAAGCAAATCCGCAAGCGAAAGAGAAGGATGGCGATGGAcctgtgtggaaaaggaggttggtgttttgggacctgccttactggaaaTTCTTACAAAGACATCACGCCATAGATGTCGTGCacgtcgagaagaacgtgtgcgatAGCTTGTTGGGCTTGCTAATAAACAATGCAGATAAGACAAAAGATGGGCCAAAGACACAGAAGGACCTTGAGTTCTTGGGCATAAGGAAGAAGCTGTGGGCGGTAGAGGAAGAGTCAACGGAAGACCACAATGGTGAAGTCACGGTAACGATACGATGtaaacctgcgtgttacacCTTGAGCAAAGCCTAGTTACACAGAATGTGCCAGTGTCTCCACAGCATAAAAGTTCCATCCAACTACTCGTCCAGCATCAAGagactcgttgacatgaagagtcacaagcttgttggcatgaagtctcatgactgccatGTGATTATCACGcagttacttccagttgcaataagaggtgccatggagccatgggtcagAGAGACGGTGATGAAGCTttgtgacttctttgacacaaTCGGGCAAAAATCCATCACGGTGGAACGCTGCCTCCAGCTGAAGGATTCaatgatacaaattttgtgtgaatgtgagatgttcttccctccaacattcttcgatatcatggtacaTCTGATGGTACACATCACCGACGAGATAATCCTACTAGGGCCCTCCTTTCTGCACAAAATGtatgggcccgaacgatacaacggggtgctgaagcggTATGTTTGTAACAGAGGGcatccggaaggtagcatcatgCAAGGCTACCGGTGCTCGTTAGCACCAGTGGCGCAGGCTTAGTGGCGGTCCGGGTTACCGCCACCGGTGTGTAATTCGGACCGCCACTGCTAACCTTTTCTGGAGCAGTGGGAGAAAATGTTGGAAGGGAGTAAAGTTGCGATGGGTCGTGTCGTCCTGATCTGGACCGCTCGTCCCTATATCCACGCAAAAAATATGATGACCGCCGATGCAGCCACACCGTACCACTCACCCTAGGACAGTCATCATGTCGCGCCACCGCCTCAACCTCATCGGCGCCACTTGGACAGGTCACTGCACCATATTACAAAtcacttactccctccgacccttATCACCGTAACTGTTTTCAATTTGGTCCATCTGAGTGGACCTTATTACACCTTCAACTCTAACAAGCAAAATTGAACATGTTGTACAGTTCGcttttttatttgaacttgaatttttttaagttACTTCAGTGGCATGAAATAAATTACCATACAAAAATTCATATTTTTCCTGATCAAAATTGTATATCTTTTAAATAAATTAGTGAAATGCTTGACATAATCATATTATCTTGCGTAGAAAACTTTTGAGAGGATTCCTTACAGGTAGAACACTGTCAGGTGCCACGTCATCATAAAACCGACCCGGTCGgaccttttttccttttgagagaactgcacatatatattttgtaaaATTTACTCAACAATGATAAGCCGTCGACCTCTCCCGGCTGACTCAGCAACCACACTCTTTGATCTAGTGATGGACATATCCGGAAGCAACTCTCCGCATGCATGGTCAGCTGCCGCGACTCTTGGAACCTCACTTGGAAGACTTGGGTGCTCAACAAGGTGAAATTCTTCTACTGGCTAGCCGATGTTGATCGCTCCTGGACAAACGGACATACTCATGCGTCGAGCTCTACCATACGAGTCCTTCTGCCATATTTGTGACCAACGCTCCGAGACATATACAACACCTACTCATGTACTGTTGTCAGCCGCGGCAGGAACCGTTGCTGTTGGAGCTGGAACTTGGTCCAACTTCGAACGTATCTCACATCTCATGCTTTACCGGTACGTCTACCACTACCTACAGGATCATAACTACATGCATGAACGAAAAACTGAACATGCATATACAAGAATCACGATGGACATGGCGAGTTAAACGTGTTATCTTCGATGATTGGATCCACATCCACCTGCACTCCGTGGAACCAGGCTACTACCATAACAAGTAGACGCACATGCCACCTTGCGTAATCAACAAAAATCCATATTTGACATGGTACACCCACCAACATAAACGATTTGCTTTAGTTAAGCAAGGTAATAATTAAGAAAACTGCAGGTACTTTGTAAAGTTTGGCATCCAGAGAGATGATAGGTTACATTAGGACATAACAAGAGAATATCTCATATAGTAAAGCTAACTTCATAAATCGATTCAAGTTCTAGCGCTGACTAATCATAGTCTACCAGGACATGCCCTAGAAATTCTCACTCATGATTTGGTAGAAGCAAGGAAGAAGTTGCAATTTGAATAATTTCATTTTGATATAAAAGAAATAATCTGGACCTACACAAGATTTAATGCTGATCACGAGATAATTGAAGGTGCAAACGCGAGTCTTGGTCATCTATATCCAACCAATAACCTACAAAATACACATCTCAACAAGAGTTAGTATTTTGGGGAAGGTAGGATACACGAGTTATATTCAATTATATGATGCAACTAAACGATGTTAATTATATTCATCACCTTGCAGTGCCCGCATGGCAGAAAAGGCTTCGGCTGGAGTGGCATAGTCAACAAAAGCTATTTTATGACTATTATCGTTGACAAGCCTAACTTCACGAAACCCATTAAAAGGACGAAATATATCTATAAAACAAGAGTCAAGGGGCTCAAGCAATAATATCTAAAAGACAGGACACAAAAATATGGAGAGATTAACATAAATACAAAATAATGATCACTTGTGATTAAAGGACTAATCAgctcaaaataataatataccCTGCAAAGACAAACTCAAAGTAAGAAAGGATACGTGCAAGCTCTCGTCCAGTGATGTTGGAGGGAAGACCTTCTGCATATATAGTGCTTGATGCGtctggaggaagagaaggcatCTGTAAACATGCAGCAAGTTCAAAGTTATTAATCTAGTTACTTCACAATTACTgttgaagctgaagctgaaaatCTTATTAAGAAACAAGTAACTGTTATGTTACCTCATTGTGTATGCCAGTCCCATAAGGCAGTCCCATTGCATCATCAAATCCAGCCATTTCGGGCTCAGAGTCTACCAGCAAAGTGTAAAAGCCTTTTCAGCCGAGAAATTACAAATAGTCAACTAAGGAGATGATAAGTTATTTAACCTATAATGGGGCATTGGGGCTCAACAACTACAACAAATAGCTAACTACTACCCGGATGACAGTCGGTAACGCTTGCTAAATATATCTGTTGAAGATAGTGTGTGTCAGAAGAAATCTCACTTGATCTCCTTAAAGAATTATAACAGTACAAAAATGCAACAGAAAACAGCTTTGTTAAACTAATAATAGCAGGTTGGGGTATGACAGTTAGAGCGGAAACTGATGTAGCAAGATGCAATCCCTAAGCCAAACCGACCAAATTGAGTTAAACTATATTAATAGGCAGGGGTGAAGCTAGCATGTAAGCATTGGTGTCAAATGACACCAATGACTTCTTGCTGATACTTCTTAATTAGAAATAGAGAAAATCTTCTAGTAATATGCAATGGCACCAGTAAATTCTAAAGAGTGACCCCAACGTACGGTGTATTTTTCTGGCTCCGCTCAGGTT carries:
- the LOC106866799 gene encoding RNA-binding protein 2 codes for the protein MANADPNSAAFLVDLLAEESVTEPPPLQEGAAEPETEFVPVQGANVEVIMVGGLPMEVEPMSPDWPFPQPASLQEPPRALGSPSHKRRLSDDLDSEPEMAGFDDAMGLPYGTGIHNEMPSLPPDASSTIYAEGLPSNITGRELAHIFRPFNGFREVRLVNDNSHKIAFVDYATPAEAFSAMRALQGYWLDIDDQDSRLHLQLSRDQH